The following proteins come from a genomic window of Pseudomonas putida:
- a CDS encoding LysR family transcriptional regulator — translation MKTRSEELQVFVAVIDCGSISAAAEQMGQTPSAVSRTLSRLEGKLGTTLVNRTTRRMDLTEEGRYFLERSRLILQQMDEMEERLSMNRQTPTGRLRINAAAPFMLHAILPWIGEFRRQYPGIELELNTDDLIIDLLEQSTDVAIRIGELADSSLHARSLGCSPVQVLASPAYLEQHGTPRQVEELADHCLLGFSQPESLNHWPLRHAQGDRWSIRPTLVASSGETLRQLALAGEGIVSLSHFMTHEDIRTGRLQVLLSEANNGYRQPIHAVYYRNTQLALRIQCFLDFIQRKLAMYAC, via the coding sequence GTGAAAACCCGATCCGAAGAACTCCAGGTATTCGTCGCCGTCATCGACTGCGGCTCGATTTCCGCTGCTGCCGAGCAGATGGGCCAGACCCCGTCTGCCGTCAGCCGCACCCTGTCGCGCCTGGAGGGCAAGCTGGGCACCACGCTGGTCAACCGCACCACCCGGCGCATGGACCTTACCGAAGAGGGTCGTTATTTTCTTGAGCGCTCGCGGCTGATCCTGCAGCAGATGGACGAGATGGAAGAGCGTCTGTCGATGAACCGCCAGACCCCGACCGGGCGATTGCGCATCAATGCTGCGGCGCCGTTCATGCTGCATGCCATCCTGCCGTGGATCGGCGAGTTCCGCCGCCAGTACCCGGGCATCGAACTGGAACTCAACACTGACGACCTGATCATCGACCTGCTGGAGCAGAGCACCGATGTGGCGATCCGCATCGGTGAACTGGCCGACTCCAGCCTGCATGCGCGCAGCCTGGGTTGCAGTCCGGTGCAGGTGCTGGCCAGTCCGGCCTACCTGGAGCAGCACGGCACGCCAAGGCAGGTCGAGGAGCTGGCCGACCACTGTCTGCTCGGCTTCAGCCAACCTGAGTCGCTCAATCATTGGCCGCTACGCCACGCTCAGGGCGATCGCTGGAGCATCCGCCCGACGCTGGTCGCTTCCAGCGGCGAAACCCTGCGCCAGCTGGCGCTGGCCGGGGAGGGCATCGTCAGCCTGTCGCACTTCATGACCCACGAAGATATCCGTACAGGGCGCCTGCAGGTGCTGCTGAGCGAGGCCAATAATGGCTACCGTCAGCCGATCCACGCGGTGTATTACCGCAACACCCAGTTGGCGCTGCGCATCCAGTGCTTCCTGGATTTCATCCAGCGCAAGCTGGCCATGTACGCCTGCTGA
- the ggt gene encoding gamma-glutamyltransferase, with translation MRIVPFQYLALAAAILSCSSVYAATLEGGAVAAPDQYGAQVAADILKKGGNAVDAAVATAFTLAVTYPEAGNIGGGGFMTLFVDGKPYFLDYREVAPKAATRNMYLDDKGEVIENLSLVGARAAGVPGTVMGLWEAHQKFGKLPWSELLTPAIGYAKNGFKVAEKQYQYRNDAQGMFKTATNFNDYFGNMKVGELFKQPEMAQTLERIADKGVSEFYQGKTADLLVAQMQADKGLITKDDLKDYKAVWREPMAVSWRGNVVYTAPPPSSGGVALAQLLGIKEDRAADFKGVAHNSAQYIHLLAEIEKRVFADRADYLGDPAFTKVPVDQLVAKDYLAKRAAQVNPKAISETDKVKPGLEPHQTTHFSIIDKQGNAVSNTYTLNLDYGSGVVVKGAGFLLNDEMDDFSAKPGAANAFGVVGGDANAIEPGKRMLSSMSPSLMTRDGKVELVIGTPGGSRIFTSIFQVMNNLYDYGMPLDKAVAAQRVHHQLLPKDTIYFDSYAPLTGPVADELKKMGYVLEDQGWEMGDIQAIRVDGAKLETASDPRGRGVGMIVK, from the coding sequence ATGCGCATTGTCCCTTTCCAGTACCTGGCTCTCGCAGCCGCGATCCTGAGCTGTTCCTCGGTTTACGCCGCCACGCTGGAGGGCGGCGCGGTGGCCGCCCCCGATCAATATGGTGCACAGGTGGCCGCCGATATTCTGAAAAAGGGCGGCAACGCGGTAGACGCGGCAGTGGCGACCGCCTTCACCCTGGCGGTGACTTACCCGGAGGCCGGTAACATCGGCGGTGGCGGCTTCATGACCCTGTTCGTCGATGGCAAGCCTTACTTCCTCGACTACCGCGAAGTCGCGCCCAAGGCCGCCACACGCAACATGTACCTGGACGACAAGGGCGAGGTCATCGAGAACCTCAGCCTGGTCGGGGCACGTGCCGCAGGTGTACCCGGTACGGTAATGGGCCTGTGGGAGGCGCACCAGAAGTTCGGCAAGCTGCCCTGGAGCGAGTTGCTGACCCCGGCCATCGGCTATGCGAAAAACGGCTTCAAGGTGGCAGAAAAGCAGTACCAGTACCGCAACGATGCCCAGGGTATGTTCAAGACCGCGACCAACTTCAACGATTACTTCGGCAACATGAAGGTCGGCGAGCTGTTCAAGCAGCCGGAAATGGCCCAGACCCTGGAGCGTATAGCCGACAAGGGCGTGAGCGAGTTCTATCAAGGCAAGACCGCCGATTTGCTGGTGGCGCAGATGCAGGCTGACAAAGGCCTGATTACCAAAGACGACCTTAAGGATTACAAGGCGGTATGGCGTGAACCGATGGCCGTGAGCTGGCGTGGCAATGTGGTGTATACCGCGCCGCCACCGAGCTCCGGCGGTGTGGCGCTGGCCCAGTTGCTGGGCATCAAGGAAGACCGCGCGGCCGACTTCAAAGGGGTGGCGCATAACTCGGCGCAGTACATCCACCTGTTGGCCGAGATCGAGAAGCGGGTGTTCGCCGACCGCGCCGACTACCTGGGCGACCCGGCCTTCACCAAGGTGCCGGTGGACCAGCTGGTGGCCAAGGATTACCTGGCCAAGCGCGCAGCCCAGGTCAACCCGAAGGCCATCTCCGAGACCGACAAGGTCAAGCCGGGCCTCGAACCGCACCAGACCACGCATTTCTCGATCATCGACAAGCAGGGCAACGCGGTCAGCAATACCTACACCCTCAACCTCGACTACGGCAGTGGTGTGGTGGTGAAGGGCGCCGGTTTCCTGCTCAACGACGAGATGGATGATTTCAGCGCCAAACCGGGGGCGGCGAACGCCTTTGGCGTGGTCGGCGGTGATGCCAACGCGATCGAACCGGGCAAGCGCATGCTGTCGTCGATGAGTCCCAGCCTGATGACCCGCGATGGCAAGGTCGAGCTGGTTATCGGTACCCCGGGTGGTTCACGGATCTTTACCTCGATCTTCCAGGTGATGAACAACCTGTACGACTACGGCATGCCGCTGGACAAGGCGGTGGCGGCGCAGCGCGTGCACCATCAGTTGCTGCCCAAGGACACCATCTACTTCGACAGCTATGCGCCGCTGACCGGTCCGGTAGCTGACGAGCTGAAGAAGATGGGCTATGTGCTGGAGGACCAGGGCTGGGAGATGGGTGACATCCAGGCGATTCGAGTCGATGGAGCGAAGCTTGAGACCGCTTCTGATCCACGTGGGCGTGGGGTGGGGATGATCGTCAAGTGA
- a CDS encoding HAMP domain-containing protein — MNSWFANISVNLKLGLGFGLVLVLTGLLALTGWTSLGSLIDRSNWMGDIGQLNKDLTNLRIARLQYMIANGDDTAAANTLAKLDAFSKQQAYLATTFKSPENVKLLGELGETISAYKLSLNKMRQGYDATRAARVSMDKSAILADQAMDALSQEVMARPEADSVRLAQYQLISKARQQLLQVRIDVRGYIAENSSANEQAALRQLDAALADTDNLKRQLPSEDARLQQFENAVLAYRDAVRQFRDAVANITTSRAEMTVQGADIVKRSDALYQIQLERRDIESTQARSLQAIATLLALLVGVLAAVLITRQITRPLQDTLAAVEKIASGDLTQHMRVTRRDELGVLQQGIARMGTTLRELISGIRDGVTQIASAAEELSAVTEQTSAGANSQKVETDQVATAMHEMAATVQEVARNAEQASHAATGADDEARAGDRVVGEAIGQIERLAEDMHRSTEAMNLLQQESQKIGSVMDVIKSVAEQTNLLALNAAIEAARAGEAGRGFAVVADEVRGLAQRTQKSTEEIEELIAGLQHGTQQVASAMEGSRTLTDSSVELARKAGSSLENITSTVSSIQSMNQQIAAAAEQQSAVAEEISRSILNVRDVSEQTAAASDETAASSVELARLGGQLQTLVSQFRV, encoded by the coding sequence ATGAACAGCTGGTTCGCCAACATCAGCGTCAATCTTAAACTCGGCCTGGGCTTTGGCCTGGTGCTGGTCCTCACCGGCCTGCTGGCCCTCACCGGCTGGACCAGCCTGGGCAGCCTGATCGACCGCAGCAACTGGATGGGCGACATCGGCCAGTTGAACAAGGACCTCACCAATCTGCGCATTGCGCGCCTGCAGTACATGATTGCCAACGGCGACGATACCGCCGCCGCCAACACCCTGGCCAAGCTGGACGCATTCAGCAAGCAGCAGGCCTACCTGGCCACCACTTTCAAAAGCCCGGAGAATGTCAAGCTGCTGGGTGAGCTGGGCGAAACCATCAGCGCCTACAAGCTGTCGCTGAACAAGATGCGCCAGGGCTACGACGCCACCCGCGCGGCGCGCGTTTCCATGGACAAATCGGCCATCCTCGCCGACCAGGCCATGGATGCGCTCAGCCAGGAAGTGATGGCTCGCCCCGAGGCTGACAGCGTGCGCCTGGCCCAATACCAACTGATCAGCAAGGCCCGCCAGCAACTGCTGCAGGTGCGTATTGATGTGCGTGGTTACATCGCCGAAAACAGCAGCGCCAACGAACAGGCCGCGCTGCGCCAGTTGGATGCAGCACTGGCCGATACCGACAACCTCAAGCGCCAGCTGCCCAGCGAAGACGCGCGCCTGCAGCAGTTCGAAAACGCGGTACTGGCCTATCGTGACGCGGTACGCCAGTTCCGCGACGCGGTTGCCAACATCACCACCTCGCGCGCCGAAATGACCGTGCAGGGCGCCGACATCGTCAAGCGCAGCGACGCGCTGTACCAGATCCAGCTAGAGCGCCGTGACATCGAGAGTACCCAGGCCCGTAGCCTGCAGGCCATTGCCACACTGCTGGCGCTGCTGGTCGGCGTGCTGGCGGCGGTACTGATCACCCGCCAGATCACTCGCCCCTTGCAAGACACCCTGGCGGCCGTGGAAAAGATCGCCAGCGGCGACCTTACCCAGCACATGCGCGTCACCCGCCGCGACGAACTGGGTGTGCTGCAGCAAGGCATCGCGCGCATGGGCACCACCCTGCGCGAGCTGATCAGCGGCATCCGCGATGGCGTCACCCAGATCGCCAGCGCCGCCGAAGAGCTGTCGGCAGTCACCGAACAGACCAGCGCGGGCGCCAACAGTCAGAAGGTCGAGACCGACCAGGTGGCCACCGCCATGCACGAAATGGCCGCCACCGTACAGGAAGTGGCGCGCAATGCCGAGCAGGCCTCACATGCAGCCACCGGTGCAGATGACGAAGCTCGGGCCGGCGACCGCGTGGTAGGCGAAGCGATTGGCCAGATCGAACGCCTGGCCGAAGACATGCACCGCTCTACCGAGGCGATGAACCTGCTGCAGCAGGAAAGCCAGAAGATTGGTAGCGTGATGGACGTGATCAAGTCGGTGGCCGAACAGACCAACCTGCTGGCGCTCAACGCGGCGATCGAGGCGGCACGCGCCGGCGAGGCAGGCCGTGGCTTTGCCGTGGTTGCCGACGAAGTGCGCGGCTTGGCCCAGCGCACGCAAAAGTCTACCGAAGAGATCGAAGAGCTGATTGCCGGCCTGCAGCACGGTACCCAGCAAGTGGCGAGTGCCATGGAGGGCAGCCGTACCCTGACCGACAGCAGCGTCGAACTGGCGCGCAAGGCCGGGTCATCGCTGGAGAACATTACCAGTACGGTATCGAGCATCCAGTCGATGAACCAGCAGATTGCTGCGGCGGCAGAGCAGCAGAGTGCGGTGGCTGAAGAGATCAGCCGAAGCATCCTGAATGTGCGCGATGTGTCAGAGCAAACCGCGGCAGCCAGTGACGAGACGGCAGCGTCGAGTGTGGAGCTGGCGCGGTTGGGTGGGCAGTTGCAGACATTGGTCAGCCAGTTCCGCGTCTGA
- a CDS encoding NADPH quinone reductase MdaB (involved in drug resistance) → MKKILLLNGGKQFAHSEGRLNATLHEAAIAHLDRAGFDVRQTFIDGGYDAQEEVEKFLWADVVIYQMPGWWMGAPWTVKKYIDEVFTAGHGSLYANDGRTRSDHSQKYGSGGLVHGKQYMLSLTWNAPQQAFDDPSDFFEGKGVDAVYFPFHKANQFLGMTGLPTFLAVDVMKRPDVPAALAAYEAHLDKVFGKAQ, encoded by the coding sequence ATGAAAAAGATCCTTCTGCTCAATGGTGGTAAACAGTTCGCTCACTCCGAAGGCCGTCTCAACGCGACCTTGCACGAAGCGGCCATCGCTCATCTGGACCGCGCCGGTTTCGATGTGCGCCAGACGTTCATCGATGGCGGCTACGATGCCCAGGAAGAGGTGGAGAAATTCCTCTGGGCCGATGTGGTGATCTATCAGATGCCCGGCTGGTGGATGGGCGCGCCGTGGACCGTTAAGAAGTACATCGACGAGGTATTCACTGCCGGCCATGGCAGCCTGTATGCCAATGATGGCCGTACCCGTTCGGACCACTCGCAAAAATACGGCAGCGGTGGTTTGGTGCACGGCAAGCAATACATGTTGTCGCTGACCTGGAACGCGCCGCAGCAGGCGTTCGATGACCCGAGCGATTTCTTTGAAGGCAAAGGGGTGGATGCCGTGTACTTCCCGTTCCACAAGGCCAACCAGTTCTTGGGTATGACCGGCCTGCCGACCTTCCTGGCGGTGGATGTGATGAAGCGCCCGGATGTGCCGGCGGCGTTGGCAGCTTATGAGGCGCATCTGGACAAGGTGTTTGGCAAGGCACAGTAA
- a CDS encoding TSUP family transporter yields MTTLLAFYQNIGPALSLLVVLTFLLAGAVKGVIGLGLPTIAMGLLGLAMPPAQAAALLIVPSTLTNLWQLACGGHLRGLLVRLGPMLVLIFVGTLLGSAWVGINSGPWAAHALGGALLVYALYGLVGLGLHVKPAHERWLGPLCGLVTGVVTASTGVFVMPAVPYLQSLGLNREQMIQALGLSFTVSTLALALGLAGQDALGGQALGASLLMLAPALLGMLAGQWLRQRISALLFKRCFFIGLAALGGHLLISG; encoded by the coding sequence ATGACTACCTTGCTCGCGTTCTACCAGAACATTGGCCCGGCACTGTCGTTGCTGGTTGTACTGACCTTCCTGCTGGCTGGGGCAGTGAAGGGGGTCATTGGCCTGGGCCTGCCGACCATTGCCATGGGCCTGTTGGGCCTGGCTATGCCGCCAGCGCAGGCTGCCGCTTTGCTGATCGTGCCCTCGACCCTCACCAACCTGTGGCAGTTGGCCTGCGGCGGGCACTTGCGAGGGTTGTTGGTCCGCCTGGGGCCGATGCTGGTATTGATCTTTGTCGGCACCTTGCTGGGCAGCGCCTGGGTGGGAATCAACAGTGGCCCATGGGCTGCGCACGCGCTGGGGGGCGCCTTGCTGGTCTATGCGTTGTATGGGTTGGTCGGCTTGGGCTTGCATGTGAAACCGGCACACGAGCGCTGGCTGGGACCGCTTTGCGGGCTGGTCACGGGTGTGGTCACCGCGTCGACCGGGGTGTTCGTGATGCCAGCGGTGCCTTATCTGCAGAGCCTGGGTTTGAACCGCGAGCAGATGATCCAGGCCCTGGGCTTGTCGTTTACGGTGTCGACCCTGGCCTTGGCCCTAGGTCTGGCCGGGCAGGATGCCTTGGGTGGCCAGGCGCTAGGAGCGTCGCTGCTGATGCTGGCGCCGGCCTTGCTCGGCATGCTGGCGGGGCAGTGGCTGCGTCAGCGGATCAGCGCGCTGCTGTTCAAGCGTTGCTTTTTCATCGGCCTGGCCGCACTCGGCGGCCATCTGCTGATCAGCGGCTAG
- a CDS encoding metal-sensing transcriptional repressor codes for MAHTLKSKKQLLTRVRKIKGQAAALETALDQDKDCLAILQQIAAVRGAVNGLMAEVMEGHIRDHLVADGLSAEERQDEADKVAALLRSYLK; via the coding sequence ATGGCACATACCCTGAAGAGCAAGAAGCAGCTGTTGACCCGGGTGCGCAAGATCAAAGGCCAAGCCGCCGCCCTGGAGACGGCGCTGGATCAGGACAAGGACTGTCTGGCGATCCTGCAGCAGATCGCTGCCGTGCGCGGCGCGGTGAACGGGCTGATGGCCGAGGTGATGGAAGGGCACATCCGCGATCACCTCGTGGCGGACGGCCTGAGTGCCGAGGAACGGCAGGACGAGGCAGACAAGGTGGCGGCGTTGTTGCGTTCTTATCTGAAGTAG
- a CDS encoding antibiotic biosynthesis monooxygenase, translated as MSEPFAFILKAKTRPEMADAFENLFRPYVEPSRQEPGCIEYHMLRDQQDPSLFVFFEVWADKAALDVHSALPHMAAFFEKRMDYLERDFDIQRVDMLSASSASR; from the coding sequence ATGAGTGAGCCGTTCGCCTTTATCCTCAAAGCCAAGACCCGCCCGGAAATGGCTGATGCGTTCGAAAACCTGTTCCGTCCCTACGTCGAGCCAAGCCGCCAGGAACCCGGCTGCATCGAATACCACATGCTGCGCGACCAGCAGGACCCGAGCCTGTTTGTGTTCTTCGAAGTGTGGGCCGACAAGGCCGCGCTGGACGTGCACTCGGCCCTCCCGCACATGGCCGCCTTCTTCGAAAAGCGCATGGACTACCTGGAGCGCGATTTCGATATCCAGAGGGTCGACATGCTCAGCGCTTCGTCCGCTAGCCGCTGA
- a CDS encoding DUF861 domain-containing protein, whose protein sequence is MSDFITVLRETCPTPVVDATKWKRIGGDPHTVNLNAYLSADGSKIMGTWICTPGKFEVNYDKWEFCHFLDGYCIITPEGEEPKHLKAGDVFVIEPGMKGTWEVVETVRKYFVFA, encoded by the coding sequence ATGTCCGATTTCATCACCGTCCTGCGCGAAACCTGCCCGACGCCGGTCGTGGACGCCACCAAGTGGAAGCGCATCGGCGGCGATCCGCACACCGTCAACCTCAATGCCTACCTGTCGGCCGACGGCAGCAAAATCATGGGCACCTGGATCTGCACCCCAGGCAAGTTCGAGGTCAACTACGATAAATGGGAGTTCTGCCACTTCCTCGATGGCTACTGCATCATCACCCCGGAAGGCGAAGAGCCGAAGCACCTGAAAGCGGGTGATGTGTTCGTTATCGAGCCAGGCATGAAAGGTACCTGGGAAGTGGTCGAGACTGTACGCAAGTATTTCGTCTTCGCCTGA
- the dmeF gene encoding CDF family Co(II)/Ni(II) efflux transporter DmeF: MATQTSDRWQHSHQFHTSNLGAERKTRLAVWLTAVMMVAEVAGGWYFNSMALLADGWHMSSHALALGLSLLAYAAARRYAGDRRFAFGTWKIEILGGYSSALLLLGVAGLMAFQSVERLLAPGQIHYDEAILIAVAGLAVNLICAWLLRDDHHHDHHPHSHDHHHHHHHDLNLRSAYLHVMADAATSVLAIAALLAGKFWGASWLDPAMGLVGALLVALWARGLLRDTGRVLLDAEMDAPVVAEIREVVAQLPAPASITDLHVWRVGRDQYACILGLATQATLNADGVRQALAVHEELAHITVEVNRLP; this comes from the coding sequence ATGGCGACACAAACCTCAGACCGCTGGCAGCACAGCCACCAGTTCCACACCAGCAACCTGGGCGCTGAGCGCAAAACCCGCCTGGCGGTTTGGCTGACCGCAGTGATGATGGTGGCGGAGGTTGCCGGAGGCTGGTACTTCAACTCCATGGCGCTGCTGGCCGACGGCTGGCACATGAGCTCCCACGCCCTGGCACTTGGCCTGTCCTTGCTGGCCTACGCTGCCGCTCGGCGCTATGCAGGTGACCGGCGCTTTGCCTTCGGCACCTGGAAGATCGAAATTCTCGGCGGCTACTCCAGCGCACTGCTATTGCTGGGCGTGGCCGGACTGATGGCGTTCCAGTCGGTGGAACGGCTGTTGGCGCCGGGACAGATCCACTATGACGAGGCTATCTTGATTGCCGTGGCGGGCCTCGCCGTCAACCTCATCTGCGCCTGGCTGCTACGCGATGACCATCATCATGACCATCACCCTCACAGCCACGATCACCATCACCATCACCACCACGACCTGAACCTGCGCTCGGCCTACCTGCATGTGATGGCCGATGCCGCCACTTCGGTGCTGGCCATTGCTGCCTTGCTGGCCGGCAAGTTCTGGGGCGCCAGTTGGCTCGACCCAGCGATGGGCCTCGTCGGTGCGCTGCTGGTCGCGCTGTGGGCCCGTGGCCTGCTGCGCGATACCGGGCGAGTGTTACTGGACGCCGAGATGGACGCCCCAGTTGTGGCGGAAATCCGAGAAGTGGTAGCGCAATTGCCGGCGCCGGCCAGTATCACCGACCTGCATGTCTGGCGGGTGGGCAGGGACCAGTACGCCTGCATTCTTGGCCTGGCCACCCAGGCCACACTGAATGCCGACGGCGTGCGCCAGGCCCTGGCCGTGCACGAAGAGTTGGCGCACATCACTGTCGAGGTAAACCGCCTGCCATAG
- a CDS encoding LysR family transcriptional regulator encodes MHFDLIDLKLFLHTLECGNITAGASRSHLSLPAASARIRAMEASLGIPLLERNRRGVQPTPAGQALLQHARLITQQVERLQFDLGQYAQGQQGQVRLLCNTAALTEYLPELLASYLAENPGVSVDVQELPSLRIVQAITQGMADLGIVSTAAPSEHLQTRQFRDDPLVLVTPQGHPLASALAPSFVDSLAHGYVGLGAGSALGLYLEEQALHEGQRMQVRVRAEGFDGVIRMVAGGAGIGVVPLAAVQRWQGMLPLHWVALQEPWANRRLLVCARDFATLPGYAAELVATFTH; translated from the coding sequence ATGCATTTCGACCTGATCGACCTCAAGCTGTTCCTGCACACCCTGGAGTGCGGCAACATTACCGCCGGCGCCAGCCGCAGCCATCTGTCGCTGCCGGCAGCCAGTGCGCGCATTCGCGCCATGGAAGCATCGCTGGGCATTCCCTTGCTGGAACGTAACCGCCGTGGCGTACAACCAACGCCGGCTGGCCAGGCACTCTTGCAGCATGCACGGCTGATAACGCAGCAGGTCGAACGCCTGCAATTCGACCTGGGCCAATACGCGCAAGGGCAGCAAGGCCAAGTGCGCCTGCTGTGCAACACCGCAGCGCTGACCGAATACCTGCCCGAACTGCTGGCCAGCTACCTGGCTGAAAACCCGGGCGTCAGCGTGGATGTGCAAGAGCTGCCGAGTTTGCGCATCGTGCAGGCAATTACCCAAGGCATGGCCGACCTGGGTATCGTTTCCACAGCCGCCCCCAGCGAGCACCTGCAGACCCGGCAGTTTCGAGACGACCCGCTGGTGCTAGTGACGCCCCAGGGCCACCCCCTGGCCAGTGCGCTGGCGCCAAGTTTCGTCGACAGCCTGGCCCATGGCTATGTAGGCCTGGGGGCCGGCAGTGCATTGGGGTTGTATCTGGAAGAGCAAGCGCTGCACGAGGGGCAGCGCATGCAGGTCCGGGTGCGTGCCGAGGGGTTTGATGGGGTGATCCGCATGGTCGCGGGCGGGGCCGGAATCGGGGTCGTGCCGCTGGCGGCAGTACAGCGCTGGCAAGGCATGCTGCCGTTGCACTGGGTTGCGCTGCAGGAGCCATGGGCCAACCGCCGGTTGCTGGTGTGCGCGCGGGATTTTGCGACATTGCCGGGCTATGCCGCAGAACTGGTAGCCACCTTTACCCATTGA